The following are from one region of the Jeongeupia sp. USM3 genome:
- the rpmA gene encoding 50S ribosomal protein L27, whose amino-acid sequence MAHKKAGGSSRNGRDSQAKRLGIKVYGGELIPAGSIIVRQRGTEFHPGENVGIGKDHTLFALVDGYVKYAIKGAAKRRTVTVLPYTGEEA is encoded by the coding sequence ATGGCACACAAAAAAGCTGGCGGTAGTTCCCGTAACGGCCGCGACTCACAGGCCAAGCGCCTTGGCATCAAAGTGTATGGCGGCGAGCTGATTCCGGCCGGTTCGATCATCGTGCGTCAGCGCGGTACCGAATTCCACCCGGGTGAAAACGTCGGCATCGGCAAGGATCACACCCTGTTCGCCCTCGTTGACGGTTACGTCAAGTACGCGATCAAGGGCGCCGCAAAGCGTCGCACCGTGACCGTACTGCCGTACACCGGCGAAGAAGCGTAA